The proteins below come from a single Zea mays cultivar B73 chromosome 8, Zm-B73-REFERENCE-NAM-5.0, whole genome shotgun sequence genomic window:
- the LOC103636932 gene encoding uncharacterized protein, producing MSCGGSAGGGQSSLGYLFGSGEPPKPVVAPAASAPPVEKPSTAKTDATMQPLKELPEKKCKRCGLYEEGTFKPNVVFDEWEMCLSDFKGGKYTRFKEGQFNATFLCPNCTASTRHGNPGPSEDLETKKTSIAVIIVVSVLASVLVVTALFGGFRYWQKKKRERDQAWFLKLFEERDDLEDELGLSNEF from the exons ATGAGCTGTGGTGGTAGTGCTGGTGGTGGTCAAAGTTCTCTGGGTTATCTCTTTGGAAGCGGTGAGCCCCCCAAACCAGTAGTGGCACCAGCTGCAAGTGCTCCACCTGTTGAGAAACCATCTACTGCAAAGACTGATGCGACCATGCAG CCCTTAAAAGAGCTTCCAGAAAAGAAATGCAAGCGATGTGGTTTGTATGAGGAGGGCACATTTAAGCCTAATGTTGTCTTTGATGAATGGGAGATGTGTTTGAGTGATTTCAAGGGCGGAAAATACACCCGCTTTAAGGAAGGCCAGTTCAATGCAACATTCCTATGCCCAAACTGCACTGCATCTACTA GACATGGAAACCCTGGACCAAGTGAAGATTTGGAAACTAAGAAGACATCAATTGCCGTCATCATAGTAGTTAGTGTTCTTGCTTCAGTCCTTGTCGTCACTGCCTTGTTCGGGGGCTTCAGGTActggcagaagaagaagagggagCGAGACCAGGCATGGTTCCTCAAGCTCTTTGAAGAGAGAGATGACCTTGAAGATGAGCTGGGCCTAAGTAATGAATTCTAA